A single genomic interval of Astyanax mexicanus isolate ESR-SI-001 chromosome 4, AstMex3_surface, whole genome shotgun sequence harbors:
- the napgb gene encoding N-ethylmaleimide-sensitive factor attachment protein, gamma b: MAAQKINEAHEHIAKAEKCLKTSMTKWKPDYDGAASEMAKAAVAFKNAKQFDQAKDAYLKEAEYHTDNKALFHAAKAIEQAGMMLKDMKRLPEAVELIEKASVMYVENGTSGTAGMALDRAGKLIEPMDLEKAVDLYQKAASVFENEDRLRQAAELLGKSSRLLVRLRRLDDAAVSLQKEKNMYKEIENYPTCFKKTIAQVLVHLHRGDFVAADKCVRESYSLPGFSGSEDCVAMETLLAGYDEQDEDQVARVCNLPLLKYMDNDYAKLAISLKVPGGGGKKKKTPAAPQGGAGGAPKVEEEDDYEGGLC; this comes from the exons CCTGAAGACTAGCATGACGAAGTGGAAGCCGGACTATGATGGAGCAGCATCTGAAATGGCGAAAGCTG CTGTAGCTTTCAAAAATGCAAAGCAGTTTGATCAAGCGAAAGATGCCTATCTGAAGGAGGCTGAATATCACACTGACAACAAAGC ACTGTTCCACGCTGCAAA GGCAATTGAACAGGCCGGTATGATGTTGAAG GATATGAAACGATTGCCAGAGGCTGTGGAGCTGATTGAGAAAGCCAGTGTGATGTATGTGGAGAATGGAACATCTGGAACTGCAGGCATGGCTCTGGACAGGGCTGGCAA ACTTATTGAGCCAATGGATTTAGAGAAAGCAGTAGACTTGTATCAGAAAGCTGCATCTGTTTTTGAG AATGAGGACCGTCTGAGACAGGCTGCAGAACTGCTGGGAAAATCCTCCAGACTGCTGGTGCGACTACGCAG GCTGGACGATGCAGCTGTCTCTctccagaaagaaaaaaacatgtataaggAAATTGAGAATTATCCCACTTGCTTTAAG AAAACTATAGCTCAAGTATTGGTCCATCTCCACCGAGGGGACTTTGTAGCGGCCGataaatgtgtgagagaaagttACAG tcTCCCAGGCTTCAGTGGCAGTGAGGACTGTGTTGCAATGGAGACATTATTGGCGGGTTATGACGAGCAGGATGAGGACCAGGTGGCTCGTGTGTGTAACTTGCCTCTTCTCAAGTACATGGACAATGAC TATGCAAAGCTGGCCATTTCTCTGAAGGTTCCAGGGGGAGGTGGCAAGAAAAAGAAAACTCCAGCTGCTCCACAGGGGGGTGCTGGAGGAGCACCAAAagtagaggaggaggatgatTATGAAGGAGGCCTGTGTTAG